DNA from Coffea arabica cultivar ET-39 chromosome 10c, Coffea Arabica ET-39 HiFi, whole genome shotgun sequence:
AGGTTAGCATCCACTGTCTCGTTATTGCAGAAGGTGGGGTTTTCTGATGAGAATGTTGTTAGATTTATAATGAGGAATCCGAAGCGAAGTTTGGTAATAAAGCCTGGATGGATAGAGGATATATTGCATAGAGTGGAAAATGAATTGGGGATTCCTCGCGAATCTAGGATGTTCTTCTATGGAATTGAAGCTCTAGCTTCTGTTAGCAAGTCAACACTGGAGATGAAGCTTGATAACTTGAGAAGTTTTGGCTGGCCTGATGAGGAAATATTCCAATTGATTAGGAAGCTACCCTTTATTTTGAACCTGTCGGTGGGTAAAGTAGGAGCAGCTTTAGATTTTTACATGAAGGAACTTGGATGTACTCCGGATTACCTGGCTTCGCGCCCAGTGTTTTTTAGTTTTGACTTGGAGAGAAGGGTTAAGCCAAGAGTTAGAGTTTTGGAGACTCTTAATAAGAAGAAGTTGAACACGAAGAATACAGGCCTTGATAGAGTTTTGGGCATGCCTGAATCAAagtttgtgaacaattttcttctccCGCACAAGGATATATTACCTAATATGTATGAACAGTATCTAAAGAGTGTTGGACAACAGAAGGCAAAGGAACTCTGGTATGTTTGAGGTGCCACGCTGTCTTCGTTCTTGTGTTTCAAGTGATATGGTTATTCTCTTATTTCTAATTATGTTTGAATAGCTGCAAGgatatatatattcatatatatatattcttgacCCCTTATCAAGGGGTATCGGATGTTATGCCTATTTAACTGTCAACTTTGAGAAGATTGattcttttatcttttataAAGGAATGATATCTTTACTTTGAAGTGGTTGTGGTTTCATAGGTAATTTGTAAGTTAATTGAAAATATTCATCAAGAGAATGTCCTTGTGCATATTAAATTGGACACCCTTCAacgtttttgttgtttttgctaTTCCACGTGGATTTATTTTGTTAGAGTAGATTTTTGCAAAACTCTTGTGCTAGCATTttctccttcctttttcttggTAAAGTTAAACAACTATGAGTAGTAATTATCGGTGTATCATATCACACTGTTGACATGTCTTCTGAATTTCTGCAACTGCAGCTAGGCATATCACATCTGTGTCTTCTGATACTAGGAAGTATAATTGATTACATAGCATCTCTTTTGTGCCTCATCATTGTCACTGTTTTGATAAGTGCATAGTAGAAAAGAGGTATCGTGAATTACCGGGATGTGTAGATGTCTGGCACAAACTTTGGTATCAGCTCACATAGCATCTAATAAGTATTTTACAAATGACAGCACATGTTCTTGGAATTTTTCTATGGTCAGTGCTTTTAACTAGTTTccacttttcctttgttttgctAATCTTAACAGAGTCATTAACCTTGTGTCTGGACAGTGTTAAAGGTGAAGCAGAGTTTCGTCCCAGCAAACATTGTTAAAGGTGAAGCACCATTCCATTATAACGGAATGTTAAAGGTGAGGCAAAGTTTCATCAGAGCAACGAAGGCAGGGAGCTTCTGTTTACAATAATGTGATTAGATAAGCATACAGTCCGTTCATTGAGTCTGCCATTGATGTAGAAAATCAGTGTATATCTGGCCATTTGGACCTTTTTGAAAAAGCTTTTGTTTACTAAGGTGTTCACTTTGTGTTTTCCTAACTGGTAGAAAGACATGATTTAGACCAAATGTAAAGGCCGCTGCAGCTGGGAATGCATATTGCAGGTTTCAAATACCTTTAGTGCGTTTTATAGCCTATATTTTCAGGAAGTGAAGCCCCTGCCTGGCACTTCCACACATTTTCATTTGGGTTGATTCTTTAGAAGAAAAGGTGCTTCTGCAAAGTGGAGACTTTAGACCATCTTGTGATCTGCTACTTGTTTATATTCTTTTAAGCCTTGATTAGGTATGCTCAGATTAGATATATACGCCATACTGAATTTACTTCTGACCCCGTTTATGGATCAAAGATGATTTTGAGTGTGAAAGTAATTGATTTTTTAAGTTGTAAATATCCAATATGGACAGCTAGTTGTCTAAATGTTAAGAGTACAATTAGCAAAATCTGCATTGCAATGTTAAGAGTACGATATGCTCTGCATTTCGGTTAATAATAATAGTTCGCAGTAGTCGTGGCTTAGTTGTTGCTCAGTGGCGTATATTTTTCAGAAAAAGtttctttaaaagaaaaaacaagataaaaattTTATGACTCTAGTAAACTCATAATATAAAGATGAAACTGACACAAATGCTAAAGAtatagcaatatatatatatatatatatatatatatatatatatatatatatattttcgtGAGTAGAACGAAGGGGTGAATGAGTTGAAAGGGTATTGGGTGGTAGTATCCCACTTAGCAGCAGGTCCCCCCTATAGGTACAtttgtcccacatcggggttggggttgggtttgggttgggaTATAAGTCCCTGGGAttgcctcaagagttgccggcttttgaggttaattctgggattaggtttataaaacaacaaaagtctgattcaggctgttgaaaaaaaaaagagaaagccGGGAGGGAAAGGGTCACTTTGATACAATGAAGCAGAGCTCTGATCCAGGCCACAAAAAGTGCTTAATGCCTAGGATACATTTTCCGTGCAAGAGAACTGCAGTTTGTGCAAAGGGATGGTTTTCCATGGCTTAAAAGCTTCATAATTTGAACATCACAAGATCACACGTGAATCAAGATTTTTATGCATTGAACATATTTCAAGTGGTACAATTAGTAGGATCGTGCGATCCTATATACAATCCTACTGGTATTAAGACAAATTTCAATCTTGAGTACGATATGAATCGATATTAATGATCCAGATCGCGATTTTGACAACCATGCTTGCATCAAATGCTTAATGCCTAGGAGATGTATTTTCCGGGCAAGAGAAACTGCAGTTTGTGTCAAGGGATGGTCTGGCCAAGGCTTAAAAAAAGCTTCATACTTTGCTTAGGAGATGCTTTCTGTTTAATTGTCCTCGTAATCCTCTCagatcattatatatatataaatatatgtgcGTACTTTGCATTTGCATATACATATTAATGTGCTATATAATAGAATAGAATAGACCATCATTCCTTATTTTCTTGCAACAATAAATCCATCCCTATTTTCCTCTACTCGAGATCAACAGCACTTTTTCTTCACGTAAACATATTCATCGCAATCTACAGTCACCAAGGTAGACTATGGCAGATCAATACCATCATACCTTGAGTAATTGCAActctctcttctttcttctcctcctcctacTCATTGTCATTCCCAGTTCTTCTCTCTCAccaccatcatcatcatctgaCGATCATCATCAGTTGATCAAACCCAACATTGCACCATCCAGTTCCAATCTGCCCTCCCAGTCCTCGCAGTACCAAGTTTATAACTTCAAGAACTCAAAAGTATTTTTCTTGAACCGAAAAGGGTTCAAGAAAAACAAGGGTTTTACGAAAAGCAAGAGAAAGAAGACCAAGAACTTCAGTGTTCCTTCATCCAGCAGGCCATTTTCGGCTATGCTTCCTAAGGGTTACGTGCCTCCTTCAGGTTCTTCTCCATGCCACAATCTGCATCCAAATTCGGTTACTTTCTTCTGTGATCTTTCAACAAAGAGACCTTAGCCATTGATCACAACTCCGAAATCAGTGTATTTACCTCTTGGAAGTCCAGTTGAAGCATGATGATACTAATAGCCGCTTGAGATTTTGTAGTTTGTTGTAATATTACTTTGTAATTCCCATAAACTTTACTTGTTGCAATGAAGGGCAGATGAGCCCTTAAATTAGTATTTTCGTCTTGGAAGTTGGAAGTCTAGATGAAGCATGAAGGGATTAATAATGGGCAGCTGAGACATTGCAGTTTGTTTCAACATTAATTTGTAGTTTTCATAAATTTTGTACCAGAACTTTCGGCTATTATGATTTGTTTCTCGCAGTCAACAGTTTGTATGATGATAACACACCAGTCCATGCAAAAACCTTAAGAGGCAGCTATAATTATGAGTTGTTTACTGCCATGTATTTGCAAGAGTTTTCTGTTTTTTGTCTTCAAATTAAGAAGAGTTTCAAGtcacttttccttcctttttgttttaattttttcttcccCTGCAAAAGATAATAACTCCTTGTTTTACCATCTTGTTTTTCCAATTTACAGAATCTACACAAAATTTGAACTGAGAAAAGTGGAAAGTTTAAACCAATCAAAATAAAGATACGCGACACAACCTGAAATTGCCAACAGTAACATGtaaaggaaaattgaaaaaatagaCGACCTTATATTTTTCCAGAAAAAgtgggaaaaaaaaaccaacaacaGAAAATAGAAACAACTTTAAGAAAGACACTGATCTGAAGTGAAATCCTTGAAAGGTTATCTTTCAAGTTTCTTTTGACATCCTTCCCTATTATGTTTCTTTACTTCATTACAGTCTTAGAAGAGTAACAATGTCAACTTCTAAACTGTACCAATGAAGTCGGTGAAGAGCATATGAGTTTTCGCATGATTTGAGGGGCTTGTTTGATGGGCTAAATCAAGTTTCTTAACATTTAGTCCATTTATGCAGCCGATGGTCTCCCATCAACGGTGAAATTTGCAATTTcgttatatatatacatgtatgaGTCAATGGTGCATTTCTTCATGCAAGTATATTACTTGCTTGACTAATAGGCATTAGGCAGGAGACCAAATTGAGTTACAGCCCTACGGTTTTCCGCCTAGTTTGTCTTAAATTACAAATTTGCAATTAGAAGTTACTATAATTTATTGTTATTTACAGAA
Protein-coding regions in this window:
- the LOC113713369 gene encoding transcription termination factor MTERF8, chloroplastic-like isoform X1 yields the protein MFARISRLEGNPTRIFCFKSLLQYYSSTSTAVPAAALKPQNQFLAEYLINSLGFSKQEAISASNKVKRLNSIEKDFDLVVDFLKKTGLNQSQIKSLVSVTPQVLLSKVDKTLKPKLQILRDIGLSGSDLVKVVMNYRTFFLLGLDNHLKHHVNYLRTVLGSDEKVALALKKYGMLLDHRAPERLASTVSLLQKVGFSDENVVRFIMRNPKRSLVIKPGWIEDILHRVENELGIPRESRMFFYGIEALASVSKSTLEMKLDNLRSFGWPDEEIFQLIRKLPFILNLSVGKVGAALDFYMKELGCTPDYLASRPVFFSFDLERRVKPRVRVLETLNKKKLNTKNTGLDRVLGMPESKFVNNFLLPHKDILPNMYEQYLKSVGQQKAKELCVKGEAEFRPSKHC
- the LOC113713369 gene encoding transcription termination factor MTERF8, chloroplastic-like isoform X2; the encoded protein is MFARISRLEGNPTRIFCFKSLLQYYSSTSTAVPAAALKPQNQFLAEYLINSLGFSKQEAISASNKVKRLNSIEKDFDLVVDFLKKTGLNQSQIKSLVSVTPQVLLSKVDKTLKPKLQILRDIGLSGSDLVKVVMNYRTFFLLGLDNHLKHHVNYLRTVLGSDEKVALALKKYGMLLDHRAPERLASTVSLLQKVGFSDENVVRFIMRNPKRSLVIKPGWIEDILHRVENELGIPRESRMFFYGIEALASVSKSTLEMKLDNLRSFGWPDEEIFQLIRKLPFILNLSVGKVGAALDFYMKELGCTPDYLASRPVFFSFDLERRVKPRVRVLETLNKKKLNTKNTGLDRVLGMPESKFVNNFLLPHKDILPNMYEQYLKSVGQQKAKELWYV
- the LOC113713369 gene encoding transcription termination factor MTERF8, chloroplastic-like isoform X3; this translates as MFARISRLEGNPTRIFCFKSLLQYYSSTSTAVPAAALKPQNQFLAEYLINSLGFSKQEAISASNKVKRLNSIEKDFDLVVDFLKKTGLNQSQIKSLVSVTPQVLLSKVDKTLKPKLQILRDIGLSGSDLVKVVMNYRTFFLLGLDNHLKHHVNYLRTVLGSDEKVALALKKYGMLLDHRAPERLASTVSLLQKVGFSDENVVRFIMRNPKRSLVIKPGWIEDILHRVENELGIPRESRMFFYGIEALASVSKSTLEMKLDNLRSFGWPDEEIFQLIRKLPFILNLSVGKVGAALDFYMKELGCTPDYLASRPVFFSFDLERRVKPRVRVLETLNKKKLNTKNTGLDRVLGMPESKFVNNFLLPHKDILPNMYEQYLKSVGQQKAKEL